The Impatiens glandulifera chromosome 8, dImpGla2.1, whole genome shotgun sequence genome includes a window with the following:
- the LOC124911834 gene encoding probable receptor-like protein kinase At5g20050, which produces MEDKKANIIALISIIILTLLIIIFRITLHLTKTFYFITGASGAAIFAIIVFVLIRHRFNCRRRLLETQFALQGKELRIEYSFLRKVAGVPTKFRYRELEEATDGFKSLVGKGASASVFKGIMSDGIAVAVKRIEGEERAEREFKSEVSAIASVQHRNLVRLLGYCIVPTGPRFLVYDFVPNGSLDNWIFPKNLAKNPTRRGGVLSWDLRRRVASDVARALSYLHHDCRKKILHLDVKPENILLDDDYRALVTDFGLSKLMGRDESRVVTTVRGTRGYLAPEWLLEHGVSEKTDIYSYGMVLLEMIGGRRNVCVIDHGPDKSMRKFQYFPKLVWERKRAGKLIEIIDERLEISEIDEIELNRLVCVALWCIQENTSLRPTMADVVEMLEGRLPVEEPPETQMIVVDLLSIDQEGNERRRGPRLAAAPAMNQESRLSSTLSFGLSVITGR; this is translated from the coding sequence ATGGAGGACAAAAAGGCAAATATAATCGCCTTAATTTCAATCATAATTCTAAcccttctcatcatcatcttccgCATCACTTTACATCTCACCAAAACTTTTTATTTCATTACCGGCGCAAGTGGAGCAGCAATCTTCGCTATTATCGTTTTCGTCTTAATCCGTCACCGTTTCAACTGTCGTCGCCGATTACTAGAAACCCAATTCGCTTTACAAGGTAAAGAATTAAGAATCGAATACAGCTTCCTCAGAAAAGTCGCCGGCGTTCCGACCAAATTCCGGTACCGTGAACTCGAAGAAGCAACCGATGGATTCAAATCTCTCGTCGGCAAAGGAGCTTCcgcttcagttttcaaaggaatCATGTCCGACGGCATCGCCGTCGCCGTCAAAAGAATAGAAGGTGAAGAAAGAGCCGAAAGAGAATTCAAATCAGAAGTTTCCGCCATCGCCAGCGTTCAACATAGAAACCTCGTACGTCTCCTAGGTTACTGTATAGTTCCGACCGGCCCACGTTTCCTAGTATACGATTTCGTCCCCAACGGATCTCTTGACAACTGGATCTTCCCGAAAAACCTAGCCAAAAACCCCACGCGCCGGGGAGGGGTTCTGTCATGGGATCTACGACGGCGCGTGGCGTCAGATGTCGCCAGAGCTTTGTCATATCTCCACCATGATTGCCGGAAAAAAATCCTCCATCTTGATGTGAAACCGGAGAACATACTCTTGGACGATGATTATCGTGCCCTGGTTACTGATTTCGGCTTGTCGAAACTAATGGGTAGAGATGAAAGTAGAGTTGTGACAACGGTAAGAGGAACAAGAGGCTATTTAGCACCGGAATGGTTGTTAGAACATGGGGTGTCTGAAAAAACAGATATTTATAGTTATGGTATGGTTTTATTAGAAATGATTGGAGGTAGGAGAAATGTTTGTGTTATAGATCATGGTCCTGATAAATCAATGAggaaatttcaatattttcctAAATTGGTTTGGGAAAGGAAAAGAGCAGGGAAATTGATTGAGATAATTGATGAGAGATTGGAGATAAGTGAGATTGATGAGATTGAATTGAATAGATTGGTTTGTGTTGCACTTTGGTGTATTCAAGAGAATACGAGCTTGAGACCAACAATGGCGGATGTTGTTGAAATGCTTGAAGGACGGTTGCCGGTGGAAGAACCGCCGGAGACACAGATGATTGTCGTTGATTTATTGTCGATTGATCAAGAAGGGAATGAAAGACGGCGAGGACCGAGATTGGCGGCGGCGCCGGCGATGAATCAGGAAAGTAGGTTGTCTTCTACGTTATCGTTTGGGTTGTCGGTAATAACTGGCCGGTAA